The stretch of DNA TGGCGCGCGCCGGCGGATTCTTCACTCTCGCCGGCTCGCGCTCACCGCGGCCTACGGTCAGGCCAACGACGGCAGCTTCGACACGTGGTGGCGTTCCAGGCGACGTAACCGCAGACCACGTGGTCGTCGGCGCGCGCGGCGTCATGTTCAACCGCGGTGCCCCTATCGCCGCTACACCATGGACGCAGCGTTCGCGTTCACGTCCGGCGAGCGCTTCCTGGGTGCCGTGGGCGGCGACGCGGCGGGCTCGGCGTGCGCGCTGCCCTACCGAAACGGCGCTGCGCCCGAGGTCGCGCTCTTCGGCGCGCCGTTCCACGACGCAGACGCGTTCGACGCCGGCATCGTGTACGGCGAGAACTTCACCACCAACAACGCCGAGACCGCCCTGCGGCCCGACGGCGTGGCCAGCAACCCGCTTCGGCGAGCGCGTAGGGCATCGACGGCAACAGCGCGGCCGCGGTCGGCGCCCCAACGACGACGAGGCCCTCGGCGGCCCGACTGAACGGCGGCGCGGTCCCGTGTTCGTGCGCAGCGGCACGAGCTGGGCGCAGCAGGCCAAGCTCACCGTCCGGCAGTGCAGCCGGGGCGGCAGCGTGGCCTCGAGGGCAACACGCTCGCCTTCAGCACCCGCACGGCACGCGCCAACACGGTGTGGATCTCGCGCCGCACCGGCAGCACCTGGTCGGCTCCCACGGGCGCTCCACGCCCATGGGCGGGCGGTCGCCGCGACGCGTTCGGCGCATCGCTCGGCCTCAGCAACGGATCGCTGGTGGTGGGCGCCCCCGGCGTGGAACGGCGGCGGCTCCGACGCGGGCGCGGCCTACGTCTTCGGACTCGGGCACCACCTTCACGCAGCAGGGCATGTTGGTGGCTGGAAACCCGCAGGACCTCGACAGCCTCGGCAGCGCCGTGGCCATCGACGGCAACATCGTCGTGGTGGGCGCCCCCAACCGCGACGGAGGTGGCGGCGCGGTGGACATCGGCATCGCCTACGTCTTCACGCGCAGCGGGACCACGTGGTCGCAGCAGGCCGTGCTCTCGGGCCCGTCCAGCGCCGGCGGAGCCTTCGGGCGCGCCGTGGCCATCAGCGGCACGCGCGTGGCCGTGGCCGCCGCCGCCGTCCCGCTCAGCGGCGTCTCCGCCGGCCCGGGCAGCGTGCGCACCTTCTCGCAGAGCGGCACCACTTGGCCGCTTCCGAGCACACCATCACGCTCGCGAGTGGCGTGATCGGCGACGAGTTCGGCGCCCGCTCTCGCTCTCGGGCGACGTGCTGGCCGTGGGTGTCCCCGGGCGTGAGCACGCCGGGCGCACCGACGTGGGCGTGGTGGTCCCGCACATCCTTGACGTCCACCACGTGGAGCGCGCAGACCATCATCGCTGCACCCGCGCTCGACGACTCTGACGAGGACGCGTTCGGACGCTCGGTGGCCATCTCGGCGCAGCTCCTGATCACCGGCGCGGTGCTCTCCGACGTGGACGCGACCGACGCGGGCAGCGCCTACGTGCACACGCTCATCAAGGGGCAACGGTGACGCCCTGCGGCGCGCCAGCGAGTGCAGCAGCGGCTTCTGCGTGGACGGCGTGTGCTGCGGACCGTGCGGTGGCGGCGCGGCCGGCGACTGCCAGGCGTGCAGCATGGCAGCGGTGGCACCCTCAACGGCACCTGCACCGGCCTCAGCGTGGCGGCCGCGCCCACGGTCACGTGCCGTGCGGCGGGCAACCCGACTGCGACACGCCAGAGGTGTGCGTGGCCGGCAACACGATGTGCCCCGCCGACCAGCTGGCTACCAACGGCACGCCCTGCGGCGGCGCTGCGAGCGGCGTGTGCGACGCGCAGGACACGTGCCTGTCCGGCACCTGCGTGGCACTCGTGGTGGGCGCTGGCACGCCCTGCCGCCCCTCCACCGGGGCGTGCGACGCCACCGAGACTTGCAACGGTGTGACCACCAGCTGCCCGGCCGACAACCCCAGCGCCCTCAACGGCATGGCCTGTGGCGGCTCCCCCAGCGGTCTGTGCGACCTGCAGGACCTCTGCATGGGCAATGCCTGCATGACGCGTGGCCCAGGGCACGCCCTGTCGCCCCTCCACCGGCGAGTGCGACGCGGCCGAGCTGCAGCGGCAGCACCACCAGCTGCCCCACGGACAACCCCAACGCCATGAACGGCCTGGCGTGTGGCGGCGCGCCCAGCGGCCTGTGTGACGCGCAGGACCTGTGCATGGGCGGCAGCTGCTCGCCTGAGTACGTGCCGCCCTGACGGCGTGCCGCGGCTCCACCAACTCGTGCGACACGGAGGAGTGTGCAGCGGCGACCCTGACGCAGTGCCCCTCGGACGCGAACGGCTGCTGCATGGACGACAGCGACTGCGACGATGGCAACACCTGCACGCCCGACACCTGCAACACGGCGCGCGGCAGCTGCGAGGCCGGGCCGCCCGCAGCGGACTGCTGCGTGAGCGACAGCGACTGCAACGACGGCAGCGCCTGCACCGCTGACAGCTGCGACATGCTGAACAACGTGTGCGTGTTCGGCGCGCCCATGGCGGACTGCTGCGACGACGCGGGCGACTGCGACGACAGCGACCCGTGCACGGTGGACGCCTGCTTCGGCAACGCGTGCGAGTACACGGCCGACCCCGTGTGCGACGACATGGACGCCGGCGTGGGCAGCGACGCAGGCATGGGCAACGACGACGCGGGTGTGACCAGCGACGCCGGTGTGACCGATGACAGCGGCGTGACCGATGACAGCGGCGTGACCAACGACGCAGGCACGGATGACGCCGGCAACGACGACGCAGGCAACGACGACGACGCAGGCACCACCAACCCCGACGCTGGCGCGGGAGACCAGGGCGTGACCCCGCCGCCCAGCGCGGGCGGTGGCTGCGGGTGCGTGGTGGGCGGGAGTACCTCCGGCCCGCACCCCGCCCTGCCCCTCGGCTTTGCTGACGCTGCTGGCCGTGAGCCGCCGCGTGCGCCGCCGTCGCTGAGCCACCGTGCGCCGCCGAGCGCGCCCGACCCGCCGAGAGGCGCCCCTCCACTTCGCGTGGTCGGGCGCCTCTCGGCGTTGGGCGAAAATTGGCGTGACGGATTGCCGGGGCTGCCCCCGAACCCATGGAGAGCCCCCCAACGACCACCCACCGAGGACCCATGTACACCGCCGCCAATCCCGTCCCCAGCTACCGCGTCTCCGAGCAGAGCGCGTCGTTCTTCGCCGCCGTCAGCGTCGTCCGCAAGACCGGCAGCTACCCCTTCGAGCGCGCCATCGCCGGTGCTCGCCCAGATGGCCTGCTCGCGGGCTCGCTCACCGTGGGCATCCTGCTCACCGCCGTGCTCTCCCATGTACGTGCACAAGGCGGCCGGCGCGATCGTCTTCCTGGTGCTCTGCCTGGGCCTGCGTTCGGGCTCATGCCGTACATCGACCGCCGCCTGTGGGCCATGCGCGCCGCGTTCACGTACCTCGCCACCAAGCAGCTGGTGGCCGGTCAGGCCGCGCCCGCCAGCAACGCCGCCGACAGCGCCAAGCGCTTCCTCGAGCAGCAGTTCGGCAACCTCGGCCCCGTGGCCGACGCGCACAACGAGGTGCAGCGCCTGGTGGGCAAGTTCTTCCGTACGTTCGACAAGCCCAGCGACCTCGAGCCGCTGCGCAAGGCGCTCGGCTGGCTGACCGACCGGGTGGCCCCGCGCATCGCGGACCTCGCGCTCTCGTTCGCCATCGCCCGCGGCGACGGCAACCTGGACCAGGCCTCGAAGGACGCCATCACCTACGTGGCGCAGAACCCGAAGCCGCTGCTGGGCACCGCCATCCGGGCGTACTTCACGGAGAAGTTCCTGGGCGGCACGCTCGCCTTCGTGCTCATGACGCTGGGCTTCGCGGTGGTGGGCGCCATCGTCAACGCGCTGGCCGGTGATGCGGCCGTGTCCTCGGGCATCCCCGACGAAGGGGCCGCCGTGATGGGCGCCTTCGCCGCCGCCTTCCTGGGCCTCTTGGTGGGTGTCCGCCCGGCATGCTGGGCTCGTGGTTCCTGCGCACCGCGGTGCTCGAGCCCATCAGCCTGACCATGCTGCTCATCCGCTTCCACACCTGCATCCAGGGCCAGCCCATCAACCCGAGCGTCCGCGCGCGCGTCGAGAGCGCCAAGAGCGATCTCGGCGAGGCCGGCGGGATGCTCAGCTTCCTCGAGTAACCCCTTCCATCTCACGCCACTCGCGCAGCGAAAGGACCTCGTCTTGACCTCGAACATCGTGCGTAGGCCGTCTCGTCCGAGCCCACAGGCCACCTACCTCCCGAGCGTGGGCCCCGAGGTGTGGCTCTACGACGAGCGCCACCTGAGCGTGCTGCTGGAGTCGGGCGTGCTGGACCCCCACGATCCCCTCGCGGCTACCAAGTACAAGGCCCTCGGCAAGCAGGGGCTGGTGGTGGGGTACGGCCTGCCTGCCTGCCAGCACGTCACCGTCACCGTGCAGGTGGGCGCGCCGCTCGACGCGCAGCAGCTGAGCGAGCTGCACCACGGGCGCTGGCTGCCCCCCGAGACGGCGCTGCTGCACGTGCCCAGCGGGCGCGTGTGCATCGCGAGCCGCGAGCGCCTCGTGGACACGCCCGCGTTCGCGATCGAGCCGAGCGGGCGGGTGTACGTGCCACCCGGTCGCTACCGGCTGTCGCTCTACCGCAGCGACGACGCGGCCCGCGAGCGCGAGAGCGTCGCGTGGAGCGGCCCGCAGCAGGTGGTGGTCCTCACACCCGGCGGCACACGCGCCGACGCCGCCGAGCGCCCGCTCGGATCGAGCGCCACCTCCCGATGGGGTCTGATACCGTCCGCCGCATGTCCACCGTCAGCGCCACCAGCCACTCGCTCCGCCTCCTGGTGTGCCTGAACTGCGGGGCGCCGTTCGAGACAGCGCCCAGCGGTGGACACCACACCTGCACCTACTGCCGCGCCACGCACGAGCTGAAGCCCCGTGACGAGCGCCCCGAGACCTTCGCGGGAAGCGGGGCGCTCGCGCCGAAGCCGGTGGCCACCGAAGCCGAGCGCTTCGCGCTGCTCCGCGAGCAGATGAGCGACATGCACCCCTACAACTTCCCGCCCACGCACCTGCTGGGCCTGGCGAAGCAGGCCACGAACGTGGCGCGCCTCGGCGAGGTGGACAGCCTCTTCCGCGCGGCCGAGGCCAAGGTGCTGGGTGGCGGTGGCTTCGACGCCGAGATCGAGCTGTTCTGGACCGCCGGCATCTTGCGCACGATGTACTACGACCAAGAAGGAGTTCCGGCACGCGCGCGCCGTGGACGAGACCGCGCTCGAGACGCTGACCGACCCGGTGCTGCGCACGGTGCAGCGCACGGCCCTCGCCAACCGGGCCTGCGACGCGGGCAACCTGGCCGACGCCGAGGCCTGGCTCGCGCCCGTCCCGCGCGAGTCGGAGGTGCTCGTGGTGCATACCTCCGTGCGGCTCACCGAGGCACGCATCGCGCTGATGCGAGGCGACTACGCGCGCGTGCTCGAGCGCCTGGGGCGCGAGGCGGAGCAGGTGCCCATCCGCACGGACCGCGACGCCATGGCCTGCCTCTACCGGGCTGCGGCCTACGAGAAGCTGGGCCAGCTGGAGGACGCCGCGCGCGCGCTCGACGCGTCCACGCGCAACCCCGGCGGCAAGCTCTTCGCGCTCGGCAAGATCACGGACCTGCGCAACGTGTGGCCCGACCTGGCGCTGTGCGAGAAGACCTACCCGGCCTTCAAGCGGCGCGCTCAGCTCCGCAAGCTGGGCTGCTTCGCGATGGTGCTGCTGCCAGTGGCCCTGGTCGCGGCAGGCATCGTGAGCGCGCTGCTCGCTCCCTGAACGAGCGCTCTAGCGGGCCCACAGGCGAGCGAGCGGCAGCTCCACCATGGCAGAGGGCGCCGCGCGCACCTGCGCATCACCCTGGTAGGCGCCCACCAGGGTCCAGCGGCCCGCAGTCAGCTCCAGCACCTCGAGGGTCTGCTCGGCCGGGTCCACCAGCCAGGCATGTGAGACACCGTGTTCCGCGTAGATGGGGAGCTTCTTCACGCGGTCGAAGCCGGCGGTGGAGGGCGAGAGCACCTCACACACCCAGTCGGGCGCGAGCTCGAAGAAGACGACGTCGGGCAGCTCGGGCATGCGCTCCCGGCGCCAGCCGGCCAGGTCAGGGACCAACACGTGCTCGCCGAAGTGGATCTCGGGCTCGTCGAGGATGACCCAGCCTCCGGGGCCCCCGCCGTCGCCCCAGCCCAAAGGAGGATCCAGGAGGCCGCCGAGGACGGAGGCACAGCGGGCGTGCACGGCCCGCGGCCGCGGCTGGAGGTCCAGCTGCCCGTCCACGAGCTGAGCGACCATGTTCTCTGGCGCCCGGAGCACATCCTCGTAGGTGGCGCGTTTTCTGGCGGGAGCAGCCATGGTTGGAACGTACCACACACGCAGCAAGGCGGGTCGGCCCCCGCTCCCGGTGCGCCGCCGTGTAGGCTCTGCGTGATGGAGGTCCCACCCAACACCCTGGTCGTCCTCGCGCTGGATCCGGCGGACTACGTCCTCACGCTCCTCGGTGCGGAGGCCGCCACGGACATGACGGCCGGTTTCTCGGGCGAGGTCGCCACGCGAGCCGACCAGCGCGTCGTGCTGCGCTTCTCGGCCGCAGCGGCGGAAGCGTCGACTGTCCCCAGCGCATCGAGCGAGGCCCCACCGTGGGGCGACGTCACGGTGACGGTGGTCGACCAAGCGCTGGCCTTGCCGGATGCGCTGTTCTTGCTCACGGTGCTGCTGCTCACCGAACACCACCAGGACGCCTTCCTGCACCGCGCGCACCCGTGGGCGTACGTAGACGCCCGCACGCAGCGTCGCTTCGAGCTGCCCCACCCACCACGCATCGAGACCTCGCAGGCGCTGCTCGGGAGCGTGCCCGTGCCCACGCGCGTCCGCCTGCTGATCGAGGCGTGCGAGCTCGCGGTGCCCGTCTGGACCGCCTGGGCCAAGGGTGCCGACCTCACCTACTTCGATGGCGTCATGGCCATGTCGTCGGTGCCTAGGAAGCTCGCCGAGTCCACCATCGCCGCGGTGCACACCTGGCTCGAGGACGGTGACCCCAAGCCCCTCACAGCGTGGTCGGGCGAGTACCGCAGCCTCCACTGGCCCATGCTCGAGGACAATTGGTCCGTCCCGCCCAACGTCTATTACGGCCTCTTCGCGCCCTGCAACCTGGTGGACTGCGCGCTCGAGGACGGGAGCCTCACCGCCGCGCTCACGTGCGTCCAGCAAGCCACGGCGGCGCGGGCCACCAACGCGCAAGACCAATTCTTGGGCGAGCCGTTTCGGAAGGCGTTCTTCCTGGCCTGGTGGCGGGCCTGCCTGCAGGTGTTGTGCGCGGGCTGAGGCGCTGCTGACGCCTGCCGAAGCTCAGCCCGGGTCGGCGCCGCCGTCCACACCGCCATCGTCCACAGCCCCATCTTGGCCACCGTCGGTGGGGCCGGGGTCCACGGGCTCGCAGTAGTCGTAGCCGGGTGTCTCGGTGGGGCGCAGCACGGCATAGCCGGGAGGGCACTCGTCGGCGCAGTCGTCGTAGCCGCTGCCGGTGTGCACCTGCGTGCCGGGGCAAGGGGGCGGAGCCATGAGGTTGCCCGTGGTGGCGCCACCGCCACACGCGGTGATGGTGATGCTGGCGACGCCCAGGCTGGCGGTGAGGAGCGGGCGCGCGACGGTGGAGTCCCATGCGGCAAGCTTAGCGGTCGGCTGTCCGTCTGCCAGCGGCAGAGCCCTTCGCGCCACGGGGTGATGCTTCGCGGCTCCGTTCATCCGCGCCTCGGCGAACCACACCTCTCGGGCCGGCCATCCTTCTGTCTGATTGGGCGCGCTGCACCGAGTCGCTATGGCGGGTGGAAACTCGAGTACCCCATGTCGAACAATCATGTTAGCTGTAGGCACCGCGACGTTTCCCATGTCGCAGACCAAACCCGAGGAGGAGGAATAAGATGACGTTTCGACTTGGTAGCGCTGCGACGCTCTTGGCTCTGGGCGCGTTCGTGGGGGGATGCGGCGACGATCCCAGCCCAGCCGACGCCGGCCCCGATGGCTCCACCCCGGACGCCACCATGCAGGACTTCGGCGTGGGGGACCATTGCACCACCGTTGGGTCGACACGGCCTTGCGGCACGGATGTGGGTGCCTGCACTCCGGGTACGCAGACGTGCGGAAGCGACATGACGTTCGGTGAGTGCGATGGGGCCGTGGGGCCGCGCACGGAGACCTGCAACGGCATGGACGACGACTGCGATGGCACCGACGACAACGTGGCGGGGGCGGGGGCAGCCTGTGGAACCGACGAGGGCGAGTGCTCCATGGGCGCCATGGCGTGCGTAGGCACCGAGTTGGTGTGCACGGGTGGCGTCACGGAGACCACGGAGACCTGCAACAACCTGGATGACGACTGCGATGGCACCATCGACAACGGTGTCCGCACCAGCTTCTGGCTGGACGCCGACAACGACACCTTCGGCGACTCCAACGTGATGATGGCCGCATGTTCGCAGCCGG from Sandaracinaceae bacterium encodes:
- a CDS encoding FG-GAP repeat protein, with the translated sequence MTSTTWSAQTIIAAPALDDSDEDAFGRSVAISAQLLITGAVLSDVDATDAGSAYVHTLIKGQR
- a CDS encoding Uma2 family endonuclease yields the protein MAAPARKRATYEDVLRAPENMVAQLVDGQLDLQPRPRAVHARCASVLGGLLDPPLGWGDGGGPGGWVILDEPEIHFGEHVLVPDLAGWRRERMPELPDVVFFELAPDWVCEVLSPSTAGFDRVKKLPIYAEHGVSHAWLVDPAEQTLEVLELTAGRWTLVGAYQGDAQVRAAPSAMVELPLARLWAR